The following are from one region of the Nitrospiria bacterium genome:
- a CDS encoding GNAT family N-acetyltransferase produces MVIETRRLKLRPIKDMDLDSIAELNADPEVMKYILPPLSRDIVAQVIQWFQNEWTRLGYGCFALFEKESGKFVGQCGLQKLEGKPESKEVEIAFIIAKSFWGKGYATEAVAAVLDFGFTNRGLSRIVAVTMEENSPSNKVLEKIGFQYQGNKRVYNRMVMYYSLDHEEFRPSQPINQH; encoded by the coding sequence ATGGTTATTGAGACGAGGCGTTTAAAGCTCCGGCCAATAAAAGATATGGACTTGGACAGTATAGCGGAATTAAATGCGGATCCCGAGGTCATGAAGTACATTTTGCCCCCTCTAAGCCGCGATATTGTTGCCCAAGTGATTCAATGGTTCCAAAACGAATGGACTCGTCTGGGTTATGGGTGTTTTGCCTTGTTCGAAAAAGAATCCGGAAAATTTGTTGGCCAGTGCGGACTCCAGAAACTAGAGGGGAAACCGGAATCGAAGGAAGTTGAAATTGCTTTTATTATTGCAAAATCCTTTTGGGGAAAGGGATACGCTACAGAAGCAGTAGCTGCGGTTTTAGATTTCGGGTTTACAAACAGGGGCTTAAGCCGCATTGTAGCGGTTACCATGGAAGAAAATTCTCCTTCAAACAAGGTATTGGAAAAAATCGGATTTCAATATCAAGGAAATAAGAGGGTCTATAATCGGATGGTTATGTATTATTCATTGGACCATGAGGAATTCCGGCCGTCTCAACCGATCAACCAACATTAA